The Exiguobacterium acetylicum genome includes a window with the following:
- a CDS encoding 50S ribosomal protein L25/general stress protein Ctc has product MSVKLTAEKREVRPRSLRKQLRHEGKALGVVYGYKVESTPIAFEEKELLKIVRENGENVLISLKLDGKNINVLINRRDMDVFTPTVDHVEFIAVKMDEETEVEADVVLVGEAAGAKVGGFLSQTLFKVTVAATPDKLPENVEVDVTNLEIGDSISVADLPEQKDFRIVTEGDIQVAAVVESTLEQELEEIEEAEAEAQAEAGEDNEAEATEESSEETKEDNEDNK; this is encoded by the coding sequence ATGTCAGTTAAATTAACAGCCGAAAAACGCGAGGTACGTCCACGCTCACTCCGTAAACAATTACGTCATGAAGGAAAAGCTCTTGGTGTCGTGTATGGTTACAAAGTGGAAAGTACACCAATCGCATTTGAAGAAAAAGAATTGCTTAAAATCGTCCGAGAAAACGGTGAGAACGTCTTGATTTCACTTAAACTCGACGGTAAAAACATCAACGTCTTGATTAACCGTCGTGACATGGATGTCTTCACACCAACCGTCGATCACGTCGAATTCATCGCCGTCAAAATGGATGAAGAAACAGAAGTCGAAGCAGACGTTGTACTCGTTGGTGAAGCAGCTGGCGCTAAAGTTGGCGGTTTCCTATCACAAACACTCTTTAAAGTAACAGTTGCAGCTACACCAGATAAATTACCAGAGAACGTCGAAGTTGACGTCACGAACCTCGAAATCGGAGATTCAATCTCTGTAGCCGATCTTCCAGAACAAAAAGATTTCCGTATCGTCACTGAAGGTGACATTCAAGTCGCAGCAGTCGTCGAGTCTACACTTGAGCAAGAGCTTGAGGAAATCGAAGAAGCAGAAGCTGAGGCACAAGCTGAAGCAGGCGAAGACAACGAAGCAGAAGCAACAGAAGAGTCTTCAGAAGAAACAAAAGAAGACAACGAAGACAACAAATAA
- a CDS encoding ECF transporter S component: protein MQHWKMKEIMVMMMLAVACGVIYLGWSTLWLPMSAIFGPVGANWMFGIWIIASPLVAAIIQKPGAALIAEIVAAAVELFTGSHFGLSALLIGVCQGLGAELVFAMTRYRRYDTWTLMLSGVGAAVGSIVYSLIANGFSYYTTTTLLATIGLQLISGALLGGLLAWILVRRLVATGVLSGFAAGRVKREVA from the coding sequence ATGCAACACTGGAAAATGAAAGAAATCATGGTCATGATGATGCTCGCCGTCGCTTGCGGTGTCATCTATCTCGGCTGGTCGACACTTTGGTTACCGATGTCTGCGATCTTCGGTCCCGTCGGTGCTAACTGGATGTTCGGAATTTGGATCATCGCAAGCCCGCTCGTCGCAGCAATCATTCAAAAACCAGGTGCTGCCCTCATCGCGGAAATCGTCGCGGCAGCCGTCGAGCTGTTCACGGGTAGTCACTTTGGCTTATCGGCTCTACTGATCGGGGTCTGCCAAGGACTTGGTGCGGAACTCGTCTTCGCGATGACGCGTTATCGCCGTTATGACACCTGGACATTGATGTTGTCTGGTGTCGGAGCAGCCGTCGGAAGTATCGTCTACAGTCTGATTGCAAACGGATTCAGTTATTATACGACGACGACGTTACTCGCGACGATTGGCTTACAATTGATCAGCGGTGCGTTACTTGGTGGCTTACTCGCATGGATTCTCGTCCGTCGTCTCGTTGCGACTGGTGTGTTAAGTGGTTTTGCAGCCGGACGTGTGAAACGGGAGGTCGCATGA
- a CDS encoding ABC transporter ATP-binding protein, whose protein sequence is MIIVDDLSIRYPGQMKSVLDHITLTIDQGTTLLLGRSGSGKTTLLHALAGLTPEVIEVEQTGTVTRSGSVGVLFQNPEEQFCTETIGREIAFSLENRSIPRAEMDERIEQLLALVGLPLPFSTPIASLSGGMKQRLALAAVLALEPTILLLDEPTAQIDPIGQHELMALIFRIQKEHDLTIVLIEHQLDVCLPYVDQIILLEDGSVTATAHPQDLFPQAYTELQSKGIAVPSLYPYTLETLPIDGPQAARLHVLPPVDTAGIPLLHVAALSTKAPYPLTDATFSLKTGEWVMLLGANGSGKSTLLATLGRLLSHQGTYRFQERPAQRYSRRRFYEHVGYVFQQPDLQFLKLTVEAEIDWSHRAATSDERTALLERLELASVKQQSPLALSTGQQRRLSVATMLGQTKDVLLLDEPTFGQDGLTTRRLMEQLLTEQQNGTTLVMATHDMELVARYADRVLVMEQGRIAFDGRPSGLFADVPLLERCQLQRPLTYQFQEVKRHADERVTVR, encoded by the coding sequence ATGATTATCGTCGACGACCTCAGCATCCGCTATCCCGGTCAAATGAAATCTGTGCTCGATCATATAACGCTAACGATCGACCAAGGAACGACACTTTTGCTTGGGCGCAGTGGAAGCGGAAAAACGACATTGCTTCATGCGCTTGCTGGATTAACGCCAGAGGTAATCGAAGTCGAACAGACCGGCACCGTCACTCGGTCCGGTTCGGTCGGAGTGCTGTTCCAAAATCCAGAAGAACAGTTTTGTACGGAAACGATTGGACGGGAAATTGCCTTTAGTTTAGAAAATCGGTCGATTCCACGTGCGGAGATGGATGAACGAATTGAGCAGTTGCTGGCACTCGTCGGTCTTCCCCTCCCCTTTTCGACACCAATTGCTAGTCTCTCTGGGGGAATGAAACAGCGACTGGCGCTCGCCGCGGTCCTAGCGCTCGAGCCGACGATCTTATTACTCGATGAACCAACGGCTCAGATTGACCCGATCGGGCAACACGAGCTGATGGCGTTGATCTTTCGGATTCAGAAAGAACATGATTTAACGATCGTCTTGATTGAACACCAACTCGATGTCTGTTTGCCGTATGTCGATCAGATCATCTTACTTGAAGATGGATCGGTGACTGCGACGGCGCATCCGCAGGATTTGTTCCCGCAGGCGTATACAGAGCTTCAATCGAAAGGGATCGCTGTTCCCTCTTTGTATCCGTACACGTTAGAGACGTTACCCATAGATGGACCACAAGCAGCGCGACTTCACGTGCTTCCTCCAGTCGATACAGCAGGCATTCCCTTGTTACACGTCGCTGCATTATCGACGAAAGCCCCTTACCCGCTGACCGATGCGACATTTTCCCTGAAGACGGGAGAATGGGTGATGCTGCTTGGGGCAAACGGATCCGGGAAAAGTACGTTGCTTGCAACACTCGGTCGGTTGCTCTCGCATCAAGGAACATATCGGTTCCAAGAACGTCCGGCTCAGCGTTACTCCCGGAGACGCTTTTATGAGCACGTCGGCTATGTCTTTCAACAACCGGATCTGCAGTTTCTCAAACTGACGGTCGAAGCGGAAATCGACTGGAGTCACCGGGCAGCGACGAGTGATGAGCGTACAGCGTTGCTCGAACGGCTGGAACTAGCATCTGTCAAACAGCAGTCACCGCTTGCGCTTAGTACGGGGCAACAACGACGGCTCAGCGTCGCGACGATGCTCGGGCAGACGAAGGATGTGTTGTTGCTCGATGAACCGACGTTCGGACAGGATGGATTGACGACACGGCGACTCATGGAACAGTTGTTGACGGAACAACAAAACGGAACGACGCTCGTCATGGCAACGCACGACATGGAACTCGTCGCTCGATACGCGGATCGTGTCCTCGTCATGGAGCAAGGGCGGATTGCCTTTGACGGACGTCCGAGCGGGTTGTTCGCTGACGTTCCGTTACTCGAACGCTGTCAACTACAACGTCCACTTACGTACCAATTCCAGGAGGTGAAGCGACATGCAGACGAACGCGTCACTGTTCGCTAA
- a CDS encoding energy-coupling factor transporter transmembrane component T family protein has product MQTNASLFAKLNPVIKGSGLFLIMFALIATNDWIKTLVFLSFAIALLLLSGWGPVDFLKRLAPYSLLFLLTFWMMAAFGKGTNTLWSFGWFHVTSESVMHGWLLALRMATFVCLSFAFVTTTDATRFVMSLIHQAKVSPRFAYGFLAGIRFLPQLVEEVRVLRQVRMIRSVHSRFPGDAFLSIGLPLFSRSIQRAERMAIAMEARHFSAERTYYEVPVVQRQDIVYLMVILLFISLVFWL; this is encoded by the coding sequence ATGCAGACGAACGCGTCACTGTTCGCTAAACTCAATCCTGTCATCAAGGGGAGCGGATTGTTTTTGATCATGTTTGCCTTGATTGCAACGAATGACTGGATCAAGACGTTGGTGTTCCTGAGTTTTGCTATCGCCTTGCTACTCCTCTCCGGATGGGGTCCCGTCGATTTCTTGAAACGGCTCGCACCTTACAGTCTATTATTCTTATTGACGTTCTGGATGATGGCGGCGTTTGGCAAAGGTACGAACACGCTCTGGTCGTTCGGTTGGTTTCATGTCACGTCGGAAAGTGTCATGCACGGCTGGTTACTTGCCTTACGGATGGCAACGTTCGTTTGCTTAAGTTTCGCTTTCGTCACGACGACCGATGCGACCCGGTTCGTGATGAGCTTAATTCATCAGGCAAAGGTATCGCCCCGCTTCGCATATGGGTTCCTTGCCGGAATTCGCTTTTTGCCGCAACTGGTCGAAGAAGTCCGGGTCTTGCGGCAAGTCCGGATGATTCGGAGCGTGCACAGTCGCTTTCCTGGTGATGCGTTCCTATCAATCGGCTTACCACTCTTCTCGCGATCTATCCAGCGGGCAGAACGGATGGCAATCGCCATGGAAGCCCGTCATTTTTCAGCTGAGCGGACGTATTACGAGGTACCGGTCGTTCAGCGTCAGGACATCGTCTATCTCATGGTCATCCTCCTGTTCATCAGTCTTGTCTTTTGGCTATGA
- a CDS encoding NAD(P)/FAD-dependent oxidoreductase has protein sequence MKRILLIGAGHAHLHCITNGTTEDVEWLVLNASTHQYYSGMYSGLADGTYDIDEIRVDVAALCRAYDKQFIEEIVIKIDPVEKVVFGASGRHYAYDVVSTNIGSFDWSEDTTRLSIKPNYRLPDTLKRLQQAKRPVLIGSGAAAVEMAASLKVADVPITLITDPELLSGHPAAEAIARRLQELDVHWIRERPLNEASPLRFSHHPPIESDAIIRLTGAKAPALFADSKLFTEDGFLLVNEQLQALDHPSLFAAGDAATLVAYPDIPKNGVTAVRQAPVLLANLLRYVQEEALQTYCPQKNYLTILSMGPRHAVSLYGKSYSTNRLGWYLKRWIDQRFMRKYRP, from the coding sequence ATGAAACGAATCCTCTTGATTGGTGCAGGGCACGCTCACCTGCATTGCATTACCAATGGAACAACAGAAGACGTCGAATGGCTGGTTTTAAATGCCTCGACGCATCAGTATTACTCGGGTATGTACTCCGGGCTTGCTGACGGAACGTACGACATTGATGAGATCCGTGTCGACGTCGCTGCCTTATGTCGCGCCTATGATAAACAGTTCATCGAAGAGATCGTCATCAAAATCGACCCCGTCGAAAAAGTCGTCTTCGGTGCATCCGGCAGACACTATGCCTATGACGTCGTCTCGACGAATATCGGCTCGTTCGATTGGTCGGAAGATACGACACGATTATCGATCAAACCGAACTACCGGTTACCGGATACATTAAAGCGTCTGCAACAAGCAAAGCGTCCAGTCTTGATTGGAAGCGGTGCAGCGGCCGTCGAGATGGCGGCGTCCTTGAAAGTGGCGGATGTGCCGATTACACTGATCACGGATCCCGAGTTACTTTCAGGACACCCCGCAGCGGAAGCGATTGCGAGACGCTTACAAGAACTCGATGTTCATTGGATTCGAGAACGGCCACTGAACGAGGCGTCTCCTCTCCGCTTTTCACATCATCCACCAATCGAGTCAGATGCGATCATCCGCTTAACAGGTGCGAAAGCTCCGGCATTGTTTGCAGATAGTAAGCTGTTCACGGAAGACGGATTTCTACTCGTCAATGAGCAGTTGCAAGCGCTCGATCATCCAAGTCTGTTTGCTGCGGGTGACGCGGCGACCCTCGTCGCTTATCCCGATATTCCAAAGAACGGCGTCACAGCTGTCCGGCAAGCACCGGTCTTACTGGCAAACCTCTTACGGTACGTCCAGGAAGAGGCACTGCAAACGTATTGTCCACAAAAGAACTATTTGACGATTTTATCGATGGGACCACGTCATGCGGTTTCCCTGTATGGTAAATCTTACTCAACTAATCGACTTGGTTGGTACCTGAAGCGCTGGATCGATCAACGGTTCATGCGGAAGTATCGCCCTTAA
- a CDS encoding alpha/beta fold hydrolase, with translation MGTFIQAVDGTKIYVEDVGSGQPVVFLHGWPANNNMFEYQKNLLVEEGYRYVGIDYRGYGKSDAPATGYDYKTMASDINEVIEQLKLTNVTLLGFSMGGGIALSYLLQYGDSKVSKLVLAGAAAPVFTQRDGYPYGMTKEEVDALIADTKQDRPSMLKGFGEIFFAKEHPEPLQQWFHGLSIAASSHGTIQSAIALRDEDLRGKLENIKVDTLIIHGKKDQVCPFEFAEEMQKGIPHARLEVFEESGHGMLLDEQDKFNETLLSYVKGNQTV, from the coding sequence ATGGGTACATTCATTCAAGCAGTTGATGGCACGAAGATTTATGTCGAGGATGTCGGGTCGGGTCAACCGGTCGTCTTTTTACACGGCTGGCCGGCCAACAACAATATGTTCGAGTATCAAAAGAATCTGCTCGTCGAAGAAGGATACCGTTACGTCGGGATTGATTATCGCGGTTATGGCAAATCAGATGCACCAGCAACGGGATACGATTATAAGACGATGGCGTCCGACATTAATGAAGTCATCGAACAGCTGAAATTAACGAACGTCACGTTGCTTGGCTTCTCGATGGGAGGAGGAATCGCCTTGTCCTATCTCTTGCAATACGGGGATTCAAAAGTCAGTAAACTTGTCCTCGCTGGAGCCGCAGCGCCTGTCTTTACACAACGCGACGGTTATCCATACGGGATGACAAAAGAAGAAGTCGATGCGTTGATTGCCGACACGAAACAAGATCGTCCGTCGATGCTCAAAGGATTCGGGGAAATCTTCTTTGCGAAGGAGCATCCAGAACCACTCCAACAATGGTTCCACGGTCTTAGCATCGCTGCTTCGTCCCACGGTACGATTCAGTCAGCAATCGCATTACGCGATGAGGACTTGCGTGGAAAACTCGAAAACATCAAAGTTGATACGTTAATCATCCACGGTAAAAAAGACCAAGTCTGTCCGTTCGAGTTCGCGGAAGAAATGCAAAAGGGAATCCCACATGCACGACTTGAAGTCTTCGAAGAGAGTGGGCACGGTATGTTGCTTGATGAACAAGATAAGTTCAACGAAACGTTGCTGTCGTACGTTAAAGGAAATCAAACCGTCTAA
- a CDS encoding antibiotic biosynthesis monooxygenase yields the protein MWIVMNQLHVVKDAADQVAARFKTTKGIERMEGFHRMQVLVDISQEEEDIVTIMTTWSNQAAFHAWQESQAYKGVHHKRDNGTSEVKPLVTSNTVTEYAIVADHSAVVE from the coding sequence ATGTGGATCGTCATGAACCAGTTACACGTCGTCAAAGATGCAGCAGATCAGGTTGCAGCGCGTTTTAAGACGACGAAAGGAATTGAACGGATGGAAGGGTTCCACCGGATGCAAGTCCTCGTCGATATCAGTCAGGAAGAAGAAGACATCGTCACGATCATGACGACATGGTCGAATCAAGCAGCATTCCATGCATGGCAAGAGAGTCAAGCGTACAAAGGCGTGCACCATAAGCGGGATAACGGGACATCCGAAGTCAAACCGCTCGTGACGTCGAATACCGTTACGGAATATGCGATCGTCGCTGATCACAGTGCCGTCGTGGAATAA
- a CDS encoding GNAT family N-acetyltransferase, with amino-acid sequence MLQFQLNENEDGQDWLRQQVRQYNVERSPFHATKRAEGTQRITLFANRNDHRIGGISGEVYWGWLHIEWFFVVEEERGSGIGTMLLHRLEAWAREAGVKHIRVETFSFQALPFYERHGFVEVGRIDDFPPGASYHLLVKQVDR; translated from the coding sequence ATGCTACAATTTCAACTAAATGAAAATGAAGACGGACAGGACTGGTTGCGACAACAAGTGCGTCAATACAATGTCGAGCGTTCACCGTTTCATGCGACAAAACGTGCAGAGGGGACACAACGCATTACTTTATTTGCGAATCGTAACGATCATCGCATCGGCGGTATTTCAGGGGAAGTCTACTGGGGCTGGTTACATATCGAATGGTTCTTCGTCGTCGAGGAGGAGCGGGGAAGTGGCATCGGTACGATGTTACTCCATCGACTGGAGGCTTGGGCACGTGAAGCGGGTGTCAAGCACATCCGCGTTGAGACCTTCTCCTTTCAAGCGCTTCCATTTTATGAACGACACGGATTCGTCGAAGTCGGACGGATCGACGATTTTCCGCCGGGTGCCAGTTACCATCTGCTCGTCAAGCAGGTCGACCGATGA
- a CDS encoding pentapeptide repeat-containing protein, which translates to MEPTFQIDCTKCFGLCCTALAFSKSSDFGHDKPEATPCRNLDADYSCRIHDQLRDSGYKGCTVYDCFGAGQHLSQQTFQGDYAPKRRQAIYAAFPKMVHLFEMMWYITDGKRDITRDIHDQLDEMLAAMTRYAALPAEQFERLDLMSVRQTVRPLLESIASRVQAQYSGRRDQTPRDWVGKQLQGRDFSGASVQNQWLLATNLSRSNLRGVNFLGADLRDCNVKDADLTDALFLTQAQINAAIGNAATQLPRRLLRPSHWR; encoded by the coding sequence ATGGAACCCACGTTCCAGATTGATTGTACGAAGTGTTTTGGTTTATGTTGTACGGCACTCGCTTTTTCGAAATCCAGTGATTTTGGTCACGATAAACCAGAAGCGACACCGTGTCGTAATCTTGATGCGGATTACAGTTGTCGTATCCATGATCAGTTACGTGACAGCGGCTACAAAGGCTGTACCGTCTATGATTGTTTCGGTGCGGGACAACATCTCTCACAGCAGACGTTTCAAGGCGATTATGCACCCAAGCGACGCCAAGCGATCTATGCTGCCTTCCCGAAGATGGTTCATTTGTTTGAAATGATGTGGTACATAACCGACGGGAAACGCGATATCACGCGTGACATCCATGATCAACTCGATGAGATGCTTGCCGCAATGACCCGGTATGCGGCATTACCAGCCGAGCAATTTGAACGGCTTGATTTAATGTCTGTTCGTCAAACCGTCCGACCGCTCCTTGAATCGATTGCATCGCGTGTTCAAGCTCAGTATAGCGGAAGACGCGATCAGACACCACGTGACTGGGTCGGAAAACAGCTACAAGGACGTGATTTCTCAGGTGCCAGTGTTCAGAATCAGTGGTTGCTTGCGACGAACTTGTCGCGCAGTAACTTGCGCGGAGTCAACTTTCTCGGAGCTGATTTGCGAGACTGTAACGTCAAAGACGCGGATCTGACAGACGCGCTCTTTTTGACACAGGCACAAATCAATGCGGCAATCGGCAATGCCGCGACACAGTTACCGCGTCGCTTACTCCGTCCGTCGCATTGGCGTTAA
- a CDS encoding nucleotidyltransferase domain-containing protein produces the protein MKIEWTHDEWQDWIMPLVASRYPDHCAVLLAGSHARGQATAQSDVDLIIFEASRRQAFRESFIHDGMPVEAFIHSFETIQPFFESDRERGRPSLQRMIADSWTIEDHPHLAFIRKEAVQQLADGPIAWTNAEQERARYFLSDVLDDFESVTYRAEGLAIASRLYEQSIEFVLRANRRYIGQGKWAIRALAEFDEDYARRHIVAFELYYQSDDRQEVVALVDDYLAPFGGRYFDGFTLGKR, from the coding sequence TTGAAGATTGAGTGGACACACGACGAGTGGCAAGACTGGATCATGCCGCTCGTTGCGTCGCGGTATCCGGATCACTGTGCCGTCTTACTTGCCGGCAGTCATGCACGAGGGCAGGCGACCGCCCAGTCAGACGTCGATTTGATCATCTTTGAAGCAAGTCGACGACAAGCGTTTCGGGAGTCGTTCATCCATGACGGTATGCCGGTCGAAGCATTCATCCACTCCTTTGAAACGATTCAGCCGTTTTTCGAGAGTGACCGGGAACGTGGTCGCCCGTCATTGCAACGAATGATTGCGGACAGTTGGACGATCGAAGATCATCCGCACCTTGCGTTTATCCGCAAGGAAGCTGTTCAGCAATTGGCAGACGGACCAATCGCTTGGACGAATGCAGAACAAGAGCGCGCACGGTATTTTTTAAGTGATGTGCTCGACGATTTCGAGAGTGTGACGTATCGCGCGGAGGGTCTTGCGATTGCGTCGCGTTTGTATGAACAAAGCATCGAATTCGTCCTTCGCGCCAATCGTCGCTACATCGGACAAGGGAAGTGGGCGATCCGCGCACTCGCGGAGTTTGACGAAGACTATGCGCGTCGACATATAGTGGCATTCGAGTTGTATTATCAATCGGATGACCGACAAGAAGTCGTCGCGTTAGTCGATGATTATCTCGCACCATTCGGCGGGCGTTATTTTGACGGCTTTACGCTAGGTAAAAGATAA
- a CDS encoding recombinase family protein: MQYFYMRPYPDDPDCSMQQAEADRIDVTTRVIETHDSAKRRTELEQMLETLQAGDEVIVTHLYVLADSTRHLIEMLEHMEARGATIWSLREQIRTNERASLSFLETARHLVQLQSDVISMSTRAGITKAKEQGKQTGRPRKADENVRRAIAMYQSKNYSLADIREQTGISKSTLYRYLESETIDTTDKG; this comes from the coding sequence ATGCAATATTTCTACATGAGACCCTACCCGGATGATCCAGATTGTTCTATGCAACAAGCAGAAGCGGACCGGATCGATGTGACGACACGTGTCATCGAGACCCATGATTCGGCCAAACGACGAACGGAACTCGAACAGATGCTTGAGACGCTTCAGGCGGGCGACGAAGTCATCGTCACGCATCTCTATGTCTTAGCAGACTCGACGCGACATTTAATCGAGATGCTCGAGCACATGGAGGCACGTGGTGCAACGATCTGGTCGCTTCGCGAACAGATTCGGACGAACGAGCGGGCATCCTTGTCTTTTCTTGAAACAGCAAGGCATCTCGTTCAGTTACAAAGTGACGTCATCAGTATGTCGACCCGTGCCGGAATCACAAAGGCGAAAGAACAAGGGAAACAGACGGGGCGTCCCCGGAAAGCAGACGAGAACGTCCGTCGCGCGATTGCGATGTATCAAAGTAAAAACTATTCGCTCGCAGACATACGTGAACAGACGGGCATTAGTAAAAGTACACTGTATCGTTATCTCGAGAGTGAGACGATCGATACAACAGACAAAGGCTGA
- a CDS encoding TetR/AcrR family transcriptional regulator, with protein MPKQVNHEERKRLIAEATWRTISHVGIEQASVRTIAKEAGLSLGALRYYFTTQEELLRFSMQLVQERVQARITTIFERGGTPEETLCDVLLEVLPYAPEHQLEMQVWFQFMLSAYASQATENPDDIYHMCHVLLTRIPDGTLRAGIDIELESERLAALVDGLAFHALFRPERLPKERLRHVLVHHLNALFVRPLTIDDK; from the coding sequence ATGCCAAAACAAGTCAACCACGAAGAACGAAAACGCCTTATCGCGGAAGCAACGTGGCGTACGATTTCTCATGTCGGTATTGAACAAGCCAGTGTCCGGACGATTGCCAAGGAAGCCGGTCTCTCGCTTGGAGCACTACGGTATTATTTCACGACCCAAGAAGAATTGCTCCGTTTCTCGATGCAACTCGTCCAAGAACGGGTCCAAGCACGCATCACAACCATTTTCGAGAGAGGAGGAACACCAGAAGAGACGTTATGCGACGTCTTACTCGAAGTCTTGCCGTACGCACCTGAGCATCAGCTGGAGATGCAGGTCTGGTTCCAATTCATGCTGTCTGCGTATGCGTCGCAAGCGACGGAGAATCCGGACGATATTTACCACATGTGTCACGTATTACTGACACGGATTCCGGACGGTACGCTCCGAGCAGGTATCGACATCGAGCTTGAGAGCGAACGACTCGCAGCACTCGTTGATGGATTAGCCTTTCATGCGCTGTTTCGCCCGGAACGTCTCCCGAAAGAACGTCTGCGTCATGTCCTTGTCCATCACTTGAATGCCTTATTCGTCCGTCCTTTAACGATAGACGACAAATAA
- a CDS encoding MATE family efflux transporter → MVNTQPTLKTFWLLAYPLILSSIATPLLGVTDTVVIGQSGDPQAIGGIAVGAVFFNTIYWLFGFLKVSTTGFSAQASGANDVHALRTSLYRPLFLAACIGLLILVFRQPLEQVGLYLLAPPADLLDTVKTYISYRMIGAPFVLMGYALLGWLIGTGQVKHALFVQLFSIGVNVVLDVGFVYGLNAGVTGIAVATVIAEISIVVCSLYLIRSQLSMTRDELRALTDWKAYRQFFRVNRDLFIRTIFLLLVTGWFTRAGGQFGPDILAANAILLQIQYLISYWFGGLGHASTVLVGRARGDQDQTGYRMSVRLARTFGFFSVVFWSLVLLFLETPLLQLFTSEEAILDAARDHYLWIIVLPLIAGWAMIYEGIFAGRVEATPVRNSMIQAGIGFAIVLLLTSSFDNQGVWVAFLTFFLIRSVSLILVEAKP, encoded by the coding sequence ATGGTGAACACACAACCGACCCTCAAAACGTTTTGGTTACTTGCCTATCCGCTGATCCTCTCAAGTATTGCGACACCGTTACTTGGTGTGACGGACACGGTCGTCATCGGACAATCCGGTGATCCGCAAGCAATCGGCGGCATCGCGGTCGGTGCTGTCTTCTTTAATACGATCTACTGGTTATTCGGCTTCTTAAAAGTCAGTACGACAGGATTCAGTGCCCAAGCGAGTGGTGCAAATGACGTCCATGCTTTGCGGACTTCGCTTTACCGACCGCTGTTCTTAGCAGCCTGTATCGGGTTACTCATTCTAGTGTTCCGGCAACCGCTTGAACAGGTTGGACTCTATTTACTTGCACCACCCGCTGATTTGCTGGATACGGTCAAGACGTACATTTCGTACCGGATGATCGGCGCACCGTTCGTCTTGATGGGCTATGCGTTACTTGGCTGGTTGATTGGGACGGGGCAAGTCAAACATGCCTTGTTCGTCCAACTGTTCAGTATCGGGGTCAACGTCGTACTCGATGTCGGATTCGTCTACGGACTAAATGCAGGTGTTACTGGGATTGCCGTTGCGACCGTCATCGCGGAAATCAGTATCGTCGTCTGCAGTCTCTATCTGATTCGAAGTCAGTTGTCGATGACGCGCGACGAACTACGTGCCTTGACGGATTGGAAAGCCTACCGGCAATTCTTTCGCGTCAATCGTGATTTATTCATCCGAACGATTTTCCTGTTACTTGTTACCGGATGGTTCACACGAGCAGGGGGACAATTCGGACCGGATATCCTCGCAGCCAATGCGATTCTCCTGCAGATTCAGTATCTGATCTCTTATTGGTTCGGTGGACTTGGTCATGCATCAACAGTTCTCGTCGGTCGTGCACGAGGAGATCAAGATCAGACCGGATACCGGATGAGTGTCCGCTTGGCACGGACGTTTGGATTCTTCTCGGTCGTCTTCTGGTCGCTTGTGCTTCTATTCCTTGAGACACCACTCCTTCAGTTGTTTACTTCAGAAGAGGCGATACTTGACGCGGCACGCGACCATTACCTCTGGATCATCGTCCTACCGCTGATTGCCGGGTGGGCGATGATCTATGAAGGAATTTTTGCTGGACGTGTCGAGGCAACTCCAGTCCGGAACTCGATGATTCAAGCAGGGATCGGTTTTGCGATTGTGCTCCTGTTGACATCAAGTTTTGACAATCAAGGGGTCTGGGTAGCGTTTCTGACGTTCTTTTTGATTCGCTCCGTATCGTTGATTCTCGTAGAAGCGAAACCATGA